The Niallia alba genome includes a window with the following:
- the mmsB gene encoding multiple monosaccharide ABC transporter permease produces the protein MQSPLKTNPIGSQKKNSSKSLIQINFRQYSMIIALVFIMVFFQITTDGLLLKPLNITNLILQNSYILVLAVGMLLVIVTGHIDLSVGSVAAFVGAISAIMMVNYEMSPFLAIVISLVLGAVIGAWQGFWIAYVRIPAFIVTLAGMLLFRGLTMIVLEGKSIAPFPESFQKISSGFIPDLTSGGSLHLLTILIGIALSIVIIFFQWKNRRNQLKHQFEVQPFGLFVLKLVGMIVILNIFTFVLATYEGIPNILIVLGVLIVIYTFVTNKTKAGRHIYAIGGNEKAALLSGIKTKKMTFMVFVNMGVLSALSGLLFAARLNAATPKAGNLFELDAIAACFIGGASAYGGIGTIPGAIIGGLVMGIMNNGMSLMGLGVDWQQGIKGLVLLAAVAFDIYNKNKAQ, from the coding sequence ATGCAATCACCATTAAAAACGAATCCGATAGGTTCACAAAAAAAGAATTCCAGTAAATCACTTATTCAAATTAATTTCCGTCAATATAGTATGATTATCGCCTTAGTATTTATTATGGTATTTTTTCAAATTACTACAGATGGACTTTTATTAAAACCATTAAATATTACAAACTTAATCTTACAAAATAGTTATATATTGGTCTTAGCTGTTGGGATGTTGCTTGTTATCGTTACAGGGCATATTGATTTATCAGTAGGTTCGGTTGCTGCGTTTGTTGGTGCTATCTCGGCGATTATGATGGTGAATTATGAAATGTCACCATTTTTGGCAATTGTTATTTCTTTAGTACTTGGAGCAGTTATTGGAGCATGGCAAGGGTTTTGGATTGCATATGTTCGAATCCCAGCATTTATTGTGACATTAGCAGGTATGCTGTTGTTTAGGGGATTAACAATGATTGTTTTAGAAGGGAAATCAATTGCTCCTTTTCCCGAATCCTTTCAAAAAATCAGTTCTGGATTTATTCCCGACCTCACTAGTGGTGGTTCTTTACACCTCTTAACAATATTAATTGGGATAGCTCTATCAATCGTTATTATTTTCTTCCAATGGAAAAATAGACGAAATCAATTAAAGCATCAATTTGAGGTTCAACCATTTGGGCTATTTGTATTAAAGTTAGTAGGTATGATAGTCATTCTAAATATCTTTACATTTGTACTAGCAACCTATGAAGGAATCCCCAATATATTAATTGTATTAGGTGTTCTTATTGTAATTTATACATTTGTGACAAATAAAACAAAAGCCGGAAGACATATCTATGCTATCGGTGGAAATGAGAAGGCAGCATTGCTTTCTGGAATAAAAACGAAAAAGATGACCTTTATGGTGTTTGTTAATATGGGTGTGCTGTCCGCATTATCGGGTCTATTATTCGCGGCACGATTAAATGCAGCCACACCAAAAGCGGGTAATCTATTTGAACTTGATGCTATTGCAGCATGTTTCATTGGTGGCGCGTCCGCATACGGTGGTATTGGGACCATACCTGGAGCAATTATTGGTGGTTTAGTAATGGGAATCATGAATAATGGAATGTCATTAATGGGACTTGGAGTAGACTGGCAGCAAGGAATTAAAGGATTGGTACTTTTAGCTGCTGTAGCCTTTGATATTTATAACAAAAACAAAGCTCAATAA
- a CDS encoding ISLre2 family transposase — MKKDTIQLPTLKELEKDLFVMLQKTFGEVLTKQLEEMDQQIAENRDKKRFYLQDKRAVEMDTSFGSIIINRNYYRDREKGGYVYLLDHYLEFEGSKGFSPLVETMAMEMAVQGTSYRHASSMIEKLLGYKVISHETIRQHLLQTEVTFVKPTDQLRKVLFVEVDGLYVKRQRGKRRGREEKIASVHEGWIVNGKRTSLIAKRHYVHKGKEAFWEGFEQFLIDNYNYNPSEHHLVINGDGAQWITACQDHYKNAFFVIDRFHVAREVKTLFKGHKRYRVIRKKLAQYDAKGFLVELNSAVGTLENEKKEERLEEFIQQLSKYPQALGDYREWLKEKDIDTSHYRPMGSAEGTMSVFAKRLKNGRSWCDKGIQAFIDFMVGMKDELEIKTILGRINPNDQTASVSQPKYYVEKLKSSVGELTRNNLSYLNRQKGKPIYHALQALRGF, encoded by the coding sequence ATGAAAAAAGATACCATACAATTACCCACATTAAAAGAACTGGAAAAAGATTTATTTGTTATGCTTCAAAAGACATTTGGTGAAGTTCTCACGAAGCAACTCGAAGAAATGGATCAACAGATTGCAGAAAATAGAGATAAAAAGAGATTTTACCTTCAGGATAAGCGAGCCGTAGAGATGGATACTTCATTCGGTTCTATTATCATCAATCGGAATTACTATAGGGACAGGGAAAAGGGTGGATACGTTTATCTCCTTGATCACTATTTAGAGTTTGAGGGGTCAAAAGGTTTCAGTCCCCTAGTTGAAACGATGGCAATGGAAATGGCAGTTCAAGGTACATCCTATCGTCATGCTTCCTCCATGATTGAGAAACTTCTAGGTTACAAAGTAATCAGCCATGAGACTATTCGTCAACACCTTCTACAAACAGAAGTTACTTTCGTCAAGCCGACCGACCAATTGAGGAAAGTGCTCTTTGTAGAAGTAGACGGACTATATGTGAAAAGGCAACGTGGAAAACGACGTGGGCGGGAAGAAAAGATTGCTTCCGTACATGAGGGCTGGATAGTCAACGGGAAACGAACATCCTTAATCGCAAAACGTCACTATGTCCACAAAGGTAAAGAAGCGTTCTGGGAAGGATTTGAGCAGTTCTTAATAGATAATTACAACTACAATCCGAGTGAACATCACCTCGTAATTAATGGGGATGGAGCCCAGTGGATTACGGCTTGTCAGGATCACTATAAGAATGCATTCTTTGTCATCGACCGATTCCATGTAGCTCGTGAGGTTAAAACGCTTTTCAAAGGCCATAAGAGATATAGAGTCATTCGTAAGAAACTGGCTCAATATGATGCGAAAGGATTCCTAGTGGAACTTAATAGTGCAGTTGGTACTCTTGAAAACGAAAAGAAAGAAGAACGGTTAGAAGAGTTCATACAACAGCTGTCAAAATATCCTCAGGCCCTTGGAGATTATCGCGAATGGTTGAAGGAAAAAGACATAGACACAAGCCACTATCGTCCAATGGGAAGTGCGGAAGGAACGATGAGTGTATTCGCTAAACGGCTTAAAAACGGCCGCAGCTGGTGCGATAAAGGAATACAAGCATTTATTGACTTTATGGTTGGTATGAAGGATGAATTAGAAATCAAGACGATTTTAGGACGAATTAACCCTAACGATCAAACCGCTTCTGTTTCTCAGCCAAAATATTATGTGGAAAAGTTAAAGAGTTCAGTCGGAGAGCTAACAAGAAATAATTTATCATATTTAAATCGGCAAAAAGGAAAGCCGATATACCATGCTTTACAAGCCTTACGAGGTTTTTAA
- a CDS encoding DeoR/GlpR family DNA-binding transcription regulator → MLVAERRRKIVELVNERLSIRVTELSEIFSVTEETIRRDLEKLEQEKLLMRSHGGAVSVEKEPADTPFIVREVTNADQKRAIAREAVKHIQPGEQIILDGSTTAWYMAAQLPDMPLTVITNSIKVALELSKKEQIKVISTGGMLLSKSLSYVGPLAERSLERYYVNKLFLSCKGVDVVSGLSDANEWQALLKKQMMNISSEVTLLVDSSKFGVKTFAHIANLDQIQHVITDEQIPSEYENWFQEKNISFQIVQS, encoded by the coding sequence GTGCTTGTAGCGGAAAGACGACGAAAAATTGTGGAGCTTGTAAATGAAAGACTAAGCATTCGCGTAACAGAGCTTAGTGAGATTTTCTCTGTAACAGAGGAAACCATTAGAAGAGATTTAGAAAAGCTAGAACAGGAAAAACTCTTGATGAGGAGTCATGGTGGTGCGGTGAGTGTCGAAAAAGAACCTGCAGATACTCCTTTTATCGTAAGAGAGGTTACGAATGCGGATCAAAAGAGAGCAATAGCTCGAGAAGCAGTAAAACATATTCAACCAGGAGAACAAATTATATTGGATGGCAGTACAACTGCTTGGTATATGGCAGCCCAATTACCTGATATGCCTCTTACTGTTATCACTAATTCTATTAAGGTAGCATTGGAATTAAGTAAGAAAGAACAGATTAAAGTAATATCGACAGGTGGAATGCTTCTGTCAAAATCTTTATCTTATGTAGGACCGCTAGCTGAGCGCTCCCTTGAGAGATATTATGTGAACAAGTTGTTTTTATCCTGTAAAGGGGTAGATGTGGTAAGCGGTTTAAGTGATGCGAATGAATGGCAGGCACTATTAAAGAAACAGATGATGAATATTTCATCTGAGGTTACTCTCCTTGTAGATTCAAGTAAATTTGGAGTAAAAACTTTTGCTCATATTGCAAACCTTGATCAAATACAGCATGTTATTACAGATGAGCAGATTCCATCAGAATATGAAAATTGGTTTCAAGAAAAGAATATATCCTTTCAAATTGTTCAATCATAA
- the rhaD gene encoding rhamnulose-1-phosphate aldolase, translating into MVATMQKKDIIEAPFLKEMCEATFNMWNMGWDERNGGNISYLLDEEVVEQYLDVKQIIRSISLKFPVSELAGKYFIVTGSGKYFKNVKEDPSNTLGILKVDESGEKVHLLWGFEDGSNPTSELPSHFMSHIVRLRVDPNHRIIMHNHATNILAMTFIHDLDEASFTKTLWQMCTECIVVFPDAIGILPWMVPGTDAIGEKTAEKMLEHRLVVWPHHGIFGAGSTMDETFGLIETAEKAAQIYTIIGDASKIKQTITDQQLKDLADAFQVVPREGILSV; encoded by the coding sequence ATGGTAGCGACTATGCAAAAGAAAGATATTATCGAAGCACCGTTTTTAAAAGAAATGTGTGAAGCAACTTTTAACATGTGGAATATGGGATGGGATGAAAGAAATGGGGGAAATATCAGTTATCTTTTAGATGAGGAAGTAGTGGAACAATATTTAGATGTTAAGCAAATTATCCGTTCCATTTCATTGAAGTTTCCAGTATCAGAATTAGCAGGAAAATATTTTATTGTTACAGGTTCTGGCAAGTATTTTAAAAATGTGAAAGAAGATCCTTCTAATACACTTGGGATTTTAAAAGTAGATGAAAGTGGAGAAAAAGTACACTTACTATGGGGATTTGAGGATGGTTCCAATCCTACTAGTGAGTTACCTTCCCATTTTATGAGTCATATTGTGCGTTTACGAGTAGATCCTAATCATCGGATTATCATGCACAATCATGCGACTAATATACTTGCCATGACATTTATTCATGACTTAGATGAAGCAAGCTTTACGAAAACCCTTTGGCAAATGTGTACGGAATGTATTGTTGTTTTTCCTGATGCGATCGGCATATTGCCTTGGATGGTTCCTGGAACAGATGCAATTGGCGAAAAAACAGCGGAGAAAATGTTGGAGCATCGTTTAGTAGTTTGGCCGCATCACGGTATCTTCGGTGCTGGTTCCACAATGGACGAAACATTTGGTTTAATTGAAACAGCAGAAAAAGCTGCACAAATTTATACGATTATCGGAGATGCCTCCAAGATAAAACAAACGATTACGGACCAGCAGCTTAAAGATTTAGCAGATGCATTTCAGGTAGTACCTAGAGAAGGTATATTAAGTGTATAA
- a CDS encoding iron-containing alcohol dehydrogenase: protein MSAHVFYVPSTNLMGRGCLQEVGPQIEELGLKKALVVTDTFLNESGIVRKVKKVLDDRQIDYAVYAGVNPNPTTANVYRGVEVYKENGCDFIVSVGGGSPQDTAKAMGLYVTNGGDIKDYEGVGKTSKKSVPIVAINTTAGTSSEFTINYVITDEERHVKMVMVDKNCLVTISVNDPELMVDKPAALTAATGIDALTHAIEAIVTPGAYAVTDATALAAVEKIFTYLPRAVKDGYDIEAREQMVYVMFLAGMSFNNAGLGFVHAMAHQLGGVYDLPHGVCNAMLLPIVERENAKRDPHKFPAIAKAIGISIEGKTDSQCAEEVIAAIIELCQTVEIPARLSELGVEEVDLEKLASFALLDACAPGNPFQPTKEEVISMFKEIL from the coding sequence ATGAGTGCACATGTCTTTTATGTTCCAAGTACAAATTTAATGGGAAGAGGTTGTTTACAGGAAGTAGGACCACAAATAGAAGAATTAGGATTAAAAAAAGCGTTGGTGGTAACAGATACTTTCCTAAATGAAAGCGGGATTGTGAGGAAAGTGAAAAAAGTATTGGATGATAGGCAAATAGACTATGCTGTTTATGCAGGAGTAAATCCTAATCCGACTACAGCAAATGTATATAGAGGAGTAGAAGTATATAAAGAAAATGGATGCGACTTTATTGTATCTGTTGGCGGTGGATCTCCTCAAGATACAGCAAAGGCAATGGGTCTTTATGTAACGAATGGTGGGGATATTAAAGACTATGAAGGTGTAGGAAAAACATCAAAAAAATCAGTACCAATTGTAGCGATAAATACAACTGCCGGAACCTCAAGTGAATTTACTATTAACTATGTCATTACCGATGAAGAACGCCATGTCAAAATGGTAATGGTTGATAAAAATTGTCTTGTAACAATATCAGTGAATGATCCCGAGCTAATGGTGGATAAGCCTGCTGCATTAACAGCTGCAACAGGAATAGATGCTTTAACACATGCGATAGAAGCAATTGTTACTCCAGGAGCATACGCAGTAACAGATGCTACTGCATTAGCTGCGGTAGAAAAAATATTCACCTATTTACCTCGTGCAGTGAAGGATGGATATGATATAGAAGCACGTGAACAAATGGTATATGTAATGTTTTTAGCTGGTATGTCATTTAATAATGCAGGATTAGGATTTGTTCATGCTATGGCTCATCAACTTGGGGGTGTATATGATTTACCTCATGGTGTGTGCAATGCAATGCTCTTGCCTATTGTGGAAAGAGAAAATGCGAAGCGAGACCCGCATAAATTTCCAGCAATAGCAAAAGCAATCGGTATTTCCATTGAAGGAAAGACAGATAGCCAGTGTGCAGAAGAAGTCATTGCAGCAATTATAGAGCTTTGCCAAACGGTAGAAATTCCAGCAAGATTATCAGAGTTAGGAGTAGAAGAGGTTGATTTGGAAAAACTAGCAAGCTTTGCTTTATTAGATGCATGTGCTCCTGGAAATCCATTTCAACCTACAAAGGAAGAAGTAATTTCTATGTTTAAAGAGATTTTATAA
- a CDS encoding autoinducer 2 ABC transporter substrate-binding protein → MQLKSIMVLFMLLIIVSGCSFDSSNQKYEIIYQNDRLQPKEGERSAIEKEYMIAVIPKVSGIPYFNAVEEGVLEAGKDLNVHVLYAGPLIADWQQQEQLVKEYIEKEVDAIAISANDPEKLGPILMEAKQKGIVVMTWDSDTNEKFREYFVSSVDPETLGRHVMDTLSLNMKEKGAYAIITGSDNAATLKEWTEWMVIQQEENYPKMKLLEVEESNDNPQRAYMIANELLVKYPDLKGIIGSSSVGPPAAAQAVMDANKVGEIAVVGLSSPNLVRSYLKNEAIQISTLWSPKKLGYLTVSVAKEILLGNEVTDNKSFENVGIIRVKDDTIIMGQPIDFTKENIDQYDF, encoded by the coding sequence ATGCAGCTAAAATCAATAATGGTACTTTTCATGCTTTTGATTATTGTAAGCGGATGCAGTTTCGATTCGTCTAATCAAAAATATGAAATTATTTATCAGAATGATAGGCTTCAACCAAAAGAAGGGGAAAGGTCCGCAATAGAAAAGGAATATATGATTGCTGTTATACCAAAAGTAAGTGGAATTCCTTACTTTAATGCAGTGGAAGAAGGAGTATTAGAAGCTGGGAAAGATTTGAATGTACATGTGTTATATGCAGGACCATTAATAGCAGATTGGCAGCAACAAGAACAACTTGTTAAGGAATATATAGAAAAAGAGGTTGATGCTATTGCTATTTCTGCAAATGATCCAGAAAAATTAGGTCCCATCTTAATGGAAGCAAAACAAAAAGGGATTGTAGTTATGACATGGGACTCAGATACAAATGAAAAATTTCGAGAATATTTTGTTAGCTCAGTAGATCCAGAGACTTTAGGTAGACATGTGATGGATACTCTGTCTTTAAATATGAAGGAAAAAGGTGCTTATGCCATTATTACCGGTTCCGATAATGCTGCCACTTTAAAGGAGTGGACGGAGTGGATGGTTATTCAACAAGAAGAAAACTATCCTAAAATGAAGCTTTTGGAAGTAGAGGAATCAAATGATAACCCACAAAGAGCATATATGATTGCAAATGAATTGCTGGTGAAATATCCAGATTTAAAGGGGATTATTGGAAGTTCTTCGGTAGGACCGCCAGCAGCTGCTCAAGCCGTAATGGATGCGAATAAAGTTGGAGAGATTGCTGTCGTTGGTTTATCAAGTCCTAATTTAGTACGTTCCTATTTAAAAAATGAAGCGATACAAATTAGCACTTTATGGAGTCCTAAAAAATTAGGCTATTTAACAGTTAGTGTAGCAAAAGAAATTTTATTAGGAAATGAAGTGACAGATAATAAGTCTTTTGAAAATGTCGGCATTATTAGAGTGAAAGACGATACGATTATTATGGGGCAGCCTATTGATTTTACAAAGGAGAATATCGATCAATATGATTTTTAA
- a CDS encoding cache domain-containing sensor histidine kinase, which produces MIFKRIQLFKLGQAPLKRKLIITYMIMTVIPMGILGYITYTQNTKAIEEQVGEYIPRLLNQANKNIENELILLNDLPNAIYNSKEIMSILRSTPYKEKSAFLQEQYTVESFLSNNYLNSNQSDILAAFLITNNGNYISTKTPFKGMDFEDSILPFGEIHDLAGEMPIILPNKTTLTFEKNIPFILVVNELTDFENRESLGSLLFAVDVTFIEKILNDIDKEERANIWLMDEDGYIIYHPDKTLIGQIDGGLVDYPLVNGSFRTTEYAKENVLYSMNQSTNKHWILAHSIPMKYLTERTDIVKNYTLSIFFILTIVSTIISIFIAWSVTKPIKHLGKVMKEVEDGNLHVTITPTNKDEVGQLAESFQSMLEQLRILIQKNYEIELQQRNAQIYALQSQINPHFMYNTLETIGAVIEEEDPETAVDMVGILGQMLRYSLSSSENLVPLQTELTHIKNYLRLQKIRFEDRVNYEMVGEDQIPLYYSPKFIIQPIIENTFKYGMKLRKVLIISIAILVEDGKLKIVIKDNGPGIEEEKLQSIQKNLNKQDYFTRESGVGLTNVHARIKMLFSDKYGITIESKQSIGTTVTILLPLIQDPCIVYENRLEGGRENGEN; this is translated from the coding sequence ATGATTTTTAAACGAATACAGTTATTTAAGCTAGGGCAAGCCCCCTTAAAGCGTAAGTTAATTATTACTTATATGATAATGACCGTAATTCCAATGGGGATATTAGGCTATATTACGTATACGCAAAATACAAAGGCTATAGAGGAACAAGTAGGTGAATATATTCCTAGACTATTAAATCAAGCAAATAAAAATATAGAAAATGAATTAATCTTGCTAAATGATCTGCCTAATGCAATTTATAATTCAAAAGAAATAATGTCAATTCTTAGAAGTACTCCTTACAAAGAAAAATCAGCTTTTCTACAGGAGCAATATACAGTGGAAAGCTTTTTATCCAATAACTATTTAAACAGTAATCAATCAGATATTCTAGCGGCATTTTTAATCACCAATAATGGCAATTATATAAGCACGAAAACTCCTTTTAAAGGAATGGATTTTGAGGATTCGATCCTTCCTTTTGGAGAAATTCATGATTTAGCCGGGGAAATGCCAATAATTTTGCCAAATAAAACAACTTTAACCTTCGAAAAAAATATTCCATTTATTCTCGTTGTAAATGAACTTACGGACTTTGAAAATCGGGAAAGTTTAGGTTCTTTACTATTTGCAGTAGATGTGACATTTATTGAAAAAATACTTAATGATATTGATAAGGAAGAAAGAGCAAATATATGGTTAATGGATGAAGATGGATATATCATTTATCATCCTGACAAAACACTCATTGGACAAATAGATGGCGGATTAGTAGATTATCCACTTGTAAACGGTAGTTTTCGTACAACGGAGTATGCAAAGGAAAATGTATTATATAGTATGAATCAATCAACAAATAAACACTGGATTCTCGCTCACAGTATTCCTATGAAATATCTAACCGAAAGAACAGATATCGTAAAGAATTATACACTATCCATTTTTTTTATTTTAACAATCGTTTCTACGATCATTTCGATTTTTATCGCTTGGTCTGTAACCAAGCCGATTAAGCATCTTGGAAAAGTAATGAAGGAAGTGGAAGATGGTAATCTACATGTCACAATCACTCCAACCAATAAGGATGAAGTAGGACAATTAGCCGAGAGCTTTCAGTCGATGTTAGAACAATTGAGAATACTGATACAGAAAAACTATGAAATTGAATTACAACAACGAAATGCGCAAATCTATGCACTTCAATCACAAATAAATCCACACTTTATGTACAATACGTTAGAAACAATTGGAGCAGTTATTGAGGAAGAGGATCCAGAAACGGCAGTAGATATGGTAGGTATTCTTGGACAAATGTTAAGGTATTCATTAAGCAGTAGTGAAAATTTAGTGCCTCTGCAAACGGAATTAACACATATAAAAAACTATTTAAGGCTTCAAAAAATCCGTTTTGAGGACAGGGTCAACTATGAAATGGTGGGAGAAGATCAGATTCCCCTCTACTATTCTCCTAAATTTATTATCCAACCAATTATTGAAAATACTTTTAAATATGGAATGAAACTAAGGAAAGTATTAATAATATCGATAGCCATTTTGGTGGAGGATGGAAAATTAAAGATTGTCATTAAGGATAATGGACCTGGAATAGAGGAAGAAAAATTGCAGAGTATCCAAAAAAACTTAAATAAACAAGATTATTTTACAAGAGAATCGGGAGTGGGATTAACAAATGTTCATGCGCGAATTAAAATGTTGTTTTCTGATAAATATGGGATAACGATTGAAAGCAAACAGTCCATCGGAACAACAGTAACGATTCTTTTACCTCTGATTCAGGATCCTTGTATAGTGTATGAGAACAGGTTAGAAGGTGGGAGAGAAAATGGAGAAAATTAA
- a CDS encoding response regulator transcription factor has protein sequence MEKIKVIVVDDEPRILKRMVRMVEDDGEVWEIIGAFSDGKEAIEKIEEKSLRFDLLLTDVQMPEITGLQLIKRLKDKMSFESIIISGFDDFVYLQSAIKEGVSNYLLKPVHREQLKEVLLQIQKKIETKRKEEKEKQQLQRKAEELDYTKQIYYLSQLQLEDYLREDKQKWLQLIGKGSFQLLYISIDQNRNQTWSDEYLAWLKVANEDILSSLKISLEEWSSSSNRRKWLWRDDLFSIWILIEHQESQHLRKETEALLRLWKENIKNISENTVTIAVGSVFTNMEDYLTNRKKLESVMQNRMIYGCNKVFWLEQLPETSEESKKHSSEIIKSIQQLLFSLENEGKKEVIISLEEYFKKLQLISSASILEEAVQLLGLRIVNRWVELEGFGEERILFREVISLTKNTSNFYQLKDKIKFWVLSVMERIQKAKRTNKNPIQKAKDYIQDHLGESITIKLIAQQVYMSPTYFSVYFKEQTGETILDYITKTRLKKATELLETTDLKIYDIAVQLGYQDTKYFSRLFRQWYGYTPSQYREAHLKR, from the coding sequence ATGGAGAAAATTAAGGTGATTGTTGTAGATGATGAACCTAGAATTTTAAAACGCATGGTACGGATGGTAGAAGACGATGGAGAAGTGTGGGAAATCATTGGAGCCTTTTCTGATGGAAAAGAAGCGATTGAAAAAATAGAAGAAAAGTCACTTAGGTTTGATTTACTTTTAACAGATGTGCAAATGCCTGAAATTACAGGGCTGCAACTTATTAAGCGTTTAAAAGATAAAATGTCATTTGAGTCAATCATCATTAGTGGATTTGATGATTTTGTCTATTTGCAATCTGCTATAAAAGAAGGAGTTTCCAATTATTTATTAAAGCCAGTTCATCGAGAGCAATTGAAAGAAGTATTACTACAGATACAGAAAAAAATTGAAACAAAAAGGAAAGAAGAAAAAGAAAAGCAGCAATTACAACGAAAGGCTGAAGAATTAGACTATACGAAGCAAATATATTATTTAAGTCAATTGCAATTGGAAGATTATTTGAGAGAAGATAAACAGAAATGGTTACAGCTTATAGGGAAAGGTTCATTTCAGTTATTGTATATCAGCATTGATCAAAATAGAAATCAAACATGGTCGGATGAGTATCTAGCTTGGCTAAAAGTAGCAAATGAAGATATTTTGTCTTCATTAAAGATCTCATTAGAAGAATGGTCTTCCTCATCGAATAGAAGAAAATGGTTATGGAGAGATGATCTTTTTTCTATATGGATTTTAATAGAACATCAAGAGTCTCAACATTTACGTAAGGAAACAGAAGCACTTTTACGATTATGGAAAGAAAATATTAAAAACATATCCGAGAATACGGTTACAATTGCTGTGGGATCGGTGTTTACAAATATGGAAGATTACTTGACTAATCGAAAAAAATTAGAGAGTGTTATGCAAAATAGAATGATATACGGATGTAATAAAGTGTTTTGGCTTGAGCAATTGCCAGAGACAAGTGAGGAGAGTAAAAAACATAGTTCAGAAATTATTAAAAGCATCCAGCAGCTTTTATTTAGTCTGGAGAATGAGGGAAAGAAGGAAGTAATTATCTCGCTCGAAGAATATTTTAAAAAGCTGCAACTAATTAGTTCAGCAAGTATTTTAGAAGAAGCTGTACAATTACTTGGATTAAGAATTGTAAACAGATGGGTTGAGTTAGAAGGATTTGGAGAAGAAAGAATATTGTTCCGCGAAGTAATCTCCTTAACAAAAAATACATCCAATTTTTATCAATTGAAGGATAAGATAAAATTTTGGGTTCTTTCTGTAATGGAAAGGATTCAAAAAGCCAAAAGAACCAATAAAAACCCTATTCAAAAAGCAAAGGATTACATTCAGGATCATTTAGGCGAATCGATAACCATTAAATTAATTGCACAACAGGTATACATGAGTCCTACTTATTTCAGTGTTTATTTTAAGGAGCAGACAGGGGAAACCATTCTAGACTATATTACGAAAACACGATTGAAAAAAGCAACAGAGTTATTGGAAACAACGGATCTTAAGATATATGATATTGCTGTCCAACTAGGCTATCAGGATACAAAGTATTTTAGTAGATTGTTTAGACAATGGTATGGTTACACACCTTCTCAATATAGAGAAGCCCATCTAAAAAGATAA
- the rhaM gene encoding L-rhamnose mutarotase, translating to MKNRTRLASIMQVYKDQFEEYEKRHNELWPEMEETLKAHGVHHYSIFLEEESGQLFAYLEVDDVETWDKVSKTEICKKWWDYMEPLMETNPDNSPVSKQLKSVFYLE from the coding sequence ATGAAAAATCGTACTAGATTAGCAAGTATTATGCAAGTATATAAGGATCAATTTGAAGAATATGAGAAGAGACATAATGAACTTTGGCCAGAGATGGAGGAGACGTTAAAAGCTCATGGTGTACATCACTATTCCATTTTTTTAGAAGAAGAATCTGGACAATTATTTGCCTATTTAGAAGTAGACGATGTAGAAACATGGGATAAGGTTTCGAAAACGGAAATTTGTAAGAAATGGTGGGACTATATGGAGCCATTAATGGAGACAAATCCAGATAACAGTCCTGTGTCTAAGCAGCTAAAAAGTGTTTTTTATCTTGAATAG